In Helianthus annuus cultivar XRQ/B chromosome 8, HanXRQr2.0-SUNRISE, whole genome shotgun sequence, a single genomic region encodes these proteins:
- the LOC110872137 gene encoding 5'-deoxynucleotidase HDDC2 produces the protein MAAANLSSSSSSPHTLHRSLTNPQPLHPSAFLKPPFHDRKLASVRCQIPKFEPTTSHSTHPTSSSSSTIDFLTLCHSLKTTKRKGWVNQGIKGPESIADHMYRMALMALVADDLPGINRERCIKIALVHDIAEAIVGDITPSDGVPKVEKSRLEQAALTEMCEVLGGGKRAEEIKELWREYEDNASLEANLVKDFDKIEMILQALEYETEHDRILDEFFLSTAGKFQTEIGKSWAAEIIARRNSRLAKKLN, from the exons ATGGCAGCTGctaatctttcttcttcttcttcttctcctcacACACTTCACCGATCCCTCACAAACCCTCAACCCCTTCATCCTTCTGCTTTCCTCAAACCCCCCTTTCATGATCGTAAATTAGCATCAGTTCGTTGTCAAATCCCCAAATTTGAACCCACAACATCTCATTCTACACACCCCACTTCTTCTTCGTCTTCCACCATTGATTTCCTCACGCTCTGTCATAGCCTTAAG ACCACGAAAAGGAAGGGATGGGTCAATCAAGGAATTAAAGGTCCCGAGTCTATTGCCGATCATATGTATCGAATGGCATTAATGGCTTTAGTTGCTGATGATCTTCCCGGTATTAACAGAGAAAG GTGTATCAAGATTGCCCTTGTGCATGACATTGCCGAAG CTATCGTGGGCGATATAACACCATCGGATGGTGTACCTAAAGTAGAAAAGAGCAGACTTGAGCAAGCGGCTTTAACCGAGATGTGCGAGGTTCTTGGTGGTGGAAAGAGGG CCGAAGAAATAAAGGAACTTTGGAGGGAATACGAGGATAACGCCTCCCTTGAGGCTAATCTTGTTAAAGATTTTGATAAA ATTGAGATGATTCTGCAAGCACTTGAATATGAAACTG AACATGACAGAATTTTGGACGAGTTTTTCCTCTCAACAGCCG GGAAGTTTCAGACCGAAATCGGCAAGAGTTGGGCAGCCGAGATCATTGCCAGGCGAAATTCAAGACTGGCAAAGAAACTAAACTAA